A single region of the Cricetulus griseus strain 17A/GY unplaced genomic scaffold, alternate assembly CriGri-PICRH-1.0 unplaced_scaffold_1, whole genome shotgun sequence genome encodes:
- the LOC113838326 gene encoding GTPase KRas-like, producing the protein MTEYKLVVVGADGVGKTALTIQLIQYHFVDVYDPTIEDSYRKQVEIDGEICHLDILDTAGQEEYSAMRDQYMRTGEGFLCVFAMNNTKSFEAIHHYREQIKRVKDSEDVPMVLVGNKCDLPSRTVDTKQAQDLAGIYGIPFIETSAKTRQRVEDAFYTLVREIRQYRLKKISKEEKTPGRVKIKKCTVM; encoded by the coding sequence ATGACTGAGTATAAACTTGTGGTAGTTGGAGCTGATGGTGTAGGCAAGACTGCCTTGACGATACAGCTAATTCAGTATCACTTTGTGGATGTATATGATCCTACAATAGAGGACTCCTACAGGAAACAAGTAGAAATTGATGGAGAAATATGTCACTTGGACATTCTCGACACAGCAGGTCAAGAGGAGTACAGTGCAATGAGGGACCAGTACATGAGGACTGGGGAgggctttctttgtgtatttgCCATGAATAATACTAAATCATTTGAAGCTATTCACCATTATAGAGAACAAATTAAAAGAGTAAAAGACTCTGAAGATGTGCCTATGGTCCTAGTAGGGAATAAATGTGATTTGCCTTCTAGAACAGTAGACACAAAACAGGCTCAGGACTTAGCAGGAATTTATGGGATTCCATTTATTGAAACCTCAGCAAAGACAAGACAGAGAGTGGAGGATGCTTTTTATACATTGGTGAGAGAGATCCGACAGTACAGATTgaaaaaaattagcaaagaagaaaagactCCTGGCCGTGTGAAGATTAAAAAATGCACTGTAATGTAA